The following proteins are co-located in the Xyrauchen texanus isolate HMW12.3.18 chromosome 41, RBS_HiC_50CHRs, whole genome shotgun sequence genome:
- the LOC127634243 gene encoding actin-binding protein WASF3-like isoform X2: protein MFWKPAIIFNSGKHAEDIFGELFNEANMFCLRTNSLQDRIDRLAVKVTQLDSTIEEVSLQDINMRKAFKSSIIQDQQVVSKSSVPIPVTEMYNLSDKPPPLNILTPYRDDDKEGLKFYTDPSYFFDLWKEKMLQDTEDKRKEKRRQKEQRQCVDGTLQREVKKVRKARNRRQEWNMMAFDKELRPDHRHSHTIHRGGSTEGTMSPEQRFHGQDHIDHGYLSMANHAGHANTYSGPPPSMAALAAHSHMNMDQDYRAGSMAYRSGTLGRPHQAPPPPPSTNTMNGSMSLPPVDYSVDYINSGPPPPPPGVIPSAQTAFAMPPMGPVLPSGHLGPMGAGYAPSIPPTSGITAAPPPPVAPPPPPSASQSITPKWPSVPNESQPTNDARSDLLAAIRMGIQLKKVQEQQEQQAKREPVGNDVATILSRRIAVEYSESEDESELEDNECNLAWPLRGHSHQE from the exons ATGTTTTGGAAACCTGCCATTATTTTCAATAGTG GTAAACATGCTGAAGACATATTTGGAGAGCTCTTCAATGAGGCAAACATGTTCTGTTTGCGGACAAACTCTCTACAGGATCGGATTGACCGACTTGCCGTCAAGGTCACGCAGCTGGACTCCACCATTGAGGAGG TCTCTCTTCAGGACATAAACATGAGGAAGGCTTTCAAAAGCTCTATTATACAGGACCAGCAGGTGGTGTCCAAGAGCAGTGTACCGATCCCGGTGACAGAGATGTACAACTTGAGTGACAAACCCCCACCTCTCAATATTCTCACACCCTAcag AGATGATGATAAAGAGGGGCTAAAGTTCTACACTGATCCCTCCTACTTCTTTGACCTTTGGAAGGAAAAGATGCTACAGGACACAGAAGACAAGAGGAAAGAGAAGAGACGACAGAAG GAGCAGAGGCAATGTGTGGATGGCACGCTGCAGAGGGAGGTGAAGAAGGTGCGAAAGGCACGAAACCGCAGGCAGGAATGGAACATGATGGCCTTTGATAAGGAGCTGAGACCTGACCATCGACATTCTCACACGATACACAGAGGAGGCTCCACTGAAGGCACCATGTCCCCAGAGCAGAG GTTTCATGGCCAAGATCATATAGATCATGGTTATCTCAGCATGGCCAACCATGCTGGCCATGCCAACACTTATTCTGGGCCTCCACCAAGTATGGCAGCCCTGGCAGCTCATTCCCATATGAACATGGACCAGGATTACAGGGCTGGATCTATGGCATACCGGTCTGGAACACTAGGCCGTCCACATCAGGCCCCACCCCCTCCCCCATCAACAAACACAATGAATGGCTCCATGTCACTTCCACCTGTCGACTACAg TGTGGATTACATAAATTCTGGCCCCCCACCTCCACCACCAGGTGTTATTCCATCAGCACAAACTGCTTTTGCAATGCCGCCCATGGGCCCAGTTCTGCCTTCAGGCCATCTCGGACCAATGGGAGCTGGCTATGCCCCATCTATCCCACCTACCTCTGGAATAACAGCTGCTCCTCCTCCACCAGTAGCCCCACCCCCTCCTCCCAGTGCAAGCCAATCAATCACTCCCAAATGGCCCTCTGTGCCTAATGAATCCCAGCCCACAAACGATGCTCGCAGCGACCTGCTTGCAGCTATAAGAATGG gtattCAGCTGAAAAAAGTTCAAGAGCAGCAGGAGCAGCAGGCAAAACGAGAGCCGGTGGGCAATGATGTTGCCACCATCTTGTCTCGACGCATAGCTGTGGAATACAGTGAATCTGAGGACGAATCTGAGCTAGAGGACAACGAATG
- the LOC127634243 gene encoding actin-binding protein WASF3-like isoform X1, producing MPLVKRNIEPRHLCRGVLPDGIGSELECVMNNTLSAIIRQLSSLSKHAEDIFGELFNEANMFCLRTNSLQDRIDRLAVKVTQLDSTIEEVSLQDINMRKAFKSSIIQDQQVVSKSSVPIPVTEMYNLSDKPPPLNILTPYRDDDKEGLKFYTDPSYFFDLWKEKMLQDTEDKRKEKRRQKEQRQCVDGTLQREVKKVRKARNRRQEWNMMAFDKELRPDHRHSHTIHRGGSTEGTMSPEQRFHGQDHIDHGYLSMANHAGHANTYSGPPPSMAALAAHSHMNMDQDYRAGSMAYRSGTLGRPHQAPPPPPSTNTMNGSMSLPPVDYSVDYINSGPPPPPPGVIPSAQTAFAMPPMGPVLPSGHLGPMGAGYAPSIPPTSGITAAPPPPVAPPPPPSASQSITPKWPSVPNESQPTNDARSDLLAAIRMGIQLKKVQEQQEQQAKREPVGNDVATILSRRIAVEYSESEDESELEDNECNLAWPLRGHSHQE from the exons ATGCCGCTGGTGAAGAGAAACATTGAGCCCAGGCACCTGTGCCGTGGGGTGCTGCCCGATGGCATCGGCAGTGAGCTGGAGTGTGTGATGAACAACACACTCTCTGCCATCATACGCCAACTCAGCAGTCTAA GTAAACATGCTGAAGACATATTTGGAGAGCTCTTCAATGAGGCAAACATGTTCTGTTTGCGGACAAACTCTCTACAGGATCGGATTGACCGACTTGCCGTCAAGGTCACGCAGCTGGACTCCACCATTGAGGAGG TCTCTCTTCAGGACATAAACATGAGGAAGGCTTTCAAAAGCTCTATTATACAGGACCAGCAGGTGGTGTCCAAGAGCAGTGTACCGATCCCGGTGACAGAGATGTACAACTTGAGTGACAAACCCCCACCTCTCAATATTCTCACACCCTAcag AGATGATGATAAAGAGGGGCTAAAGTTCTACACTGATCCCTCCTACTTCTTTGACCTTTGGAAGGAAAAGATGCTACAGGACACAGAAGACAAGAGGAAAGAGAAGAGACGACAGAAG GAGCAGAGGCAATGTGTGGATGGCACGCTGCAGAGGGAGGTGAAGAAGGTGCGAAAGGCACGAAACCGCAGGCAGGAATGGAACATGATGGCCTTTGATAAGGAGCTGAGACCTGACCATCGACATTCTCACACGATACACAGAGGAGGCTCCACTGAAGGCACCATGTCCCCAGAGCAGAG GTTTCATGGCCAAGATCATATAGATCATGGTTATCTCAGCATGGCCAACCATGCTGGCCATGCCAACACTTATTCTGGGCCTCCACCAAGTATGGCAGCCCTGGCAGCTCATTCCCATATGAACATGGACCAGGATTACAGGGCTGGATCTATGGCATACCGGTCTGGAACACTAGGCCGTCCACATCAGGCCCCACCCCCTCCCCCATCAACAAACACAATGAATGGCTCCATGTCACTTCCACCTGTCGACTACAg TGTGGATTACATAAATTCTGGCCCCCCACCTCCACCACCAGGTGTTATTCCATCAGCACAAACTGCTTTTGCAATGCCGCCCATGGGCCCAGTTCTGCCTTCAGGCCATCTCGGACCAATGGGAGCTGGCTATGCCCCATCTATCCCACCTACCTCTGGAATAACAGCTGCTCCTCCTCCACCAGTAGCCCCACCCCCTCCTCCCAGTGCAAGCCAATCAATCACTCCCAAATGGCCCTCTGTGCCTAATGAATCCCAGCCCACAAACGATGCTCGCAGCGACCTGCTTGCAGCTATAAGAATGG gtattCAGCTGAAAAAAGTTCAAGAGCAGCAGGAGCAGCAGGCAAAACGAGAGCCGGTGGGCAATGATGTTGCCACCATCTTGTCTCGACGCATAGCTGTGGAATACAGTGAATCTGAGGACGAATCTGAGCTAGAGGACAACGAATG
- the LOC127634245 gene encoding G-protein coupled receptor 12-like, protein MSEEMPVTSSWLAQEPTWDSSGAGSPDNISLGTYAPAVVLAARPPDEFLVNPWDIVLCSSGTLIACENALVVLVIWQNPALRAPMFLLIGSLALADLLAGLGLVLHFTFAYLLRSDSAQLLTVGLIVASFSASVFSLLAITIDRYLSLYYALTYNSERTTAFTYTMLVLLWGVSLCLGLLPVTGVNCLGQEAYCSVVWPLTKNNVAVLSVSFLLLFGLMLQLYVQICKIVMRHAHQIALQHHFLAVSPHYVTTRKGVSTLAIILGTFAACWMPFTVYSLIADYTYPPLYTYATLVPATYNSVINPVIYAFRNQEIQKALWLVCCGCIPASVSQRARTPSDV, encoded by the coding sequence ATGAGTGAGGAGATGCCTGTTACCTCCAGCTGGCTGGCCCAAGAACCCACCTGGGACAGCAGTGGTGCGGGAAGTCCAGACAACATCAGCCTCGGAACGTACGCACCTGCTGTGGTTCTGGCGGCGAGACCACCTGATGAGTTTCTGGTGAACCCCTGGGACATTGTGCTGTGTTCCTCTGGCACCCTGATAGCCTGCGAGAATGCCCTGGTGGTCCTTGTGATCTGGCAGAACCCAGCTTTGCGCGCCCCCATGTTTTTGCTGATTGGTAGCCTTGCTCTTGCTGATCTTCTGGCTGGCCTGGGGTTAGTCCTGCACTTTACCTTTGCTTACCTGCTACGCTCTGACTCGGCACAGCTCCTGACGGTGGGTCTGATCGTGGCTTCCTTCTCTGCTTCAGTCTTCAGCTTGCTGGCAATCACCATCGACCGTTACCTGTCGTTGTACTATGCCCTAACGTACAACTCAGAGCGTACAACTGCTTTCACATACACCATGCTTGTGCTCCTATGGGGAGTGTCACTGTGCCTGGGTTTGTTGCCGGTCACGGGTGTCAACTGCCTGGGCCAGGAAGCTTACTGCAGTGTGGTGTGGCCACTAACAAAAAACAACGTGGCTGTTCTGTCCGTCTCCTTCCTTCTGCTGTTTGGTTTAATGCTTCAACTGTACGTGCAGATCTGCAAAATTGTCATGCGACACGCACACCAAATCGCCCTGCAGCACCACTTTTTAGCAGTGAGCCCCCATTACGTCACCACGAGGAAGGGCGTCTCCACCCTGGCGATCATTCTGGGCACTTTTGCCGCCTGTTGGATGCCATTTACTGTCTATTCGCTTATAGCTGATTACACATACCCACCCCTATATACATATGCCACTTTGGTGCCTGCCACTTACAACTCCGTCATCAACCCTGTAATTTACGCCTTCCGCAATCAAGAGATCCAGAAAGCGCTGTGGCTGGTGTGCTGCGGCTGTATCCCTGCCAGCGTGTCCCAGCGGGCACGGACCCCCAGTGATGTCTGA